A window of the Juglans microcarpa x Juglans regia isolate MS1-56 chromosome 5D, Jm3101_v1.0, whole genome shotgun sequence genome harbors these coding sequences:
- the LOC121265824 gene encoding uncharacterized protein LOC121265824, giving the protein MVKECAVTLGTQEFLRTRRKGDTVIIVRKGRNFNGTFISISEFGRDKRRGLLVILEGRKGEGWKKLADILMEMADIQIVAAKKNKGEGGAPSSWAGGARSYSEVLKKVPYRAALDVVSGVTISEDVQRHGVAESRLAGLNEESILKMLAGLEEKIGIVLDEINYLKRCVKGKEVAGRNGGLGMGLGRAMGLGKGQPSGPVKAWRAVEIVGSGKVLGSEISDQGQRVAPISSLPATLPAQKLPTTSVEPSGETEKEIRLGSEILDQGHVAPVAPISALLATLPAQKLPTPSVDHSGETVKEFRREEVEEGEFLALTSASVENGLSELCVVDEVPEVVHEQSGLRDREMSLCGEVFSRDSDVVQSGLPLLVMSRPDELFYGDDSPLNNMVLSGETNKLDVSELILHI; this is encoded by the exons ATGGTGAAGGAGTGTGCAGTAACATTGGGTACTCAGGAGTTTCTGCGAACTCGTAGAAAAGGGGACACTGTGATAATAGTGAGGAAGGGACGTAACTTTAATGGTACTTTTATCTCCATCTCAGAATTTGGTCGTGATAAGAGGAGAGGATTGCTTGTGATTCTGGAAggaaggaagggggagggatggAAGAAGCTTGCTGATATTTTAATGGAGATGGCTGATATCCAGATAGTTGCTGCAAAGAAGAACAAAGGTGAGGGAGGTGCTCCATCATCGTGGGCAGGAGGTGCAAGGTCGTACAGTGAGGTGCTGAAGAAGGTACCGTATCGTGCTGCATTAGACGTGGTGTCAGGTGTAACCATCTCTGAGGACGTGCAGCGGCATGGTGTAGCAGAAAGCAGATTGGCGGGGCTAAATGAGGAAAGCATTTTGAAGATGTTAGCTGGATTGGAGGAGAAGATCGGCATTGtgttagatgaaataaattatctaaaacgCTGCGTTAAAGGTAAGGAGGTGGCGGGCCGAAATGGTGGGCTTGGTATGGGTCTGGGCAGAGCGATGGGCTTGGGCAAGGGTCAGCCATCAGGCCCTGTGAAGGCCTGGAGGGCAGTGGAGATAGTTGGGTCGGGGAAGGTTCTCGGATCCGAGATATCGGACCAGGGACAGCGGGTGGCGCCGATAAGTTCATTACCGGCAACCCTGCCGGCACAGAAGCTGCCGACAACCTCGGTCGAACCCTCTGGTGAGACGGAAAAGGAGATCCGACTCGGATCCGAGATTTTGGACCAGGGTCATGTTGCTCCTGTGGCGCCGATAAGTGCATTATTGGCAACCCTGCCGGCACAGAAGTTGCCGACACCCTCGGTCGACCACTCAGGTGAGACGGTAAAGGAGTTCCGACGGGAAGAGGTAGAGGAGGGGGAGTTTCTGGCGTTAACTTCTGCGTCTGTGGAGAATGGACTATCGGAACTGTGTGTGGTGGACGAAGTCCCAGAAGTGGTGCACGAGCAGTCTGGCTTGAGGGATAGAGAGATGTCTCTTTGCGGTGAGGTGTTTTCGCGGGATAGTGATGTGGTTCAGAGTGGTCTTCCACTTTTGGTGATGAGTAGACCTGATGAGTTATTTTATGGGGATGATTCTCCTCTTAATAATATGGTTTTAAGTGGTGAAACAAATAAGCTGGATGTTTCG GAACTGATTTTGCATATTTGA
- the LOC121264961 gene encoding uncharacterized protein LOC121264961 codes for MQPPSHPWEPPCPIPQPPPHANRESSPVREPEPNKEDIDAAAATVPIATQEQPKRRRGPAKCTEFEKMRKYGKVPLKINDGESALCCQNASMFTIRVTQIVKQHCDMSYARWTDVSQAQKDELIERVRGDFVLDWDLANQ; via the exons ATGCAGCCTCCTAGTCATCCATGGGAGCCTCCATGTCCCATTCCTCAGCCCCCACCCCATGCCAATAGAGAATCCTCACCCGTAAGAGAACCTGAACCGAACAAAGAAGATATCG ATGCAGCTGCCGCCACAGTGCCTATAGCTACCCAGGAACAACCCAAACGTAGGCGTGGGCCTGCTAAGTGCACCGAGTTTGAGAAGATGAGAAAGTACGGAAAAGTGCCGTTGAAGATTAATGACGGCGAGTCGGCACTGTGTTGTCAGAACGCATCCATGTTCACGATACGGGTAACGCAAATAGTTAAACAGCACTGTGACATGAGTTATGCTAGATGGACCGATGTGTCACAGGCTCAAAAGGACGAGTTGATTGAACGTGTTCGG GGTGACTTCGTGTTGGATTGGGATCTGGCAAATCAATAG
- the LOC121265822 gene encoding uncharacterized protein LOC121265822 — protein sequence MNLTDRLCSPAYAKGVNIFLTLARNHSRGIEGIRCPCRECRNMFFLPIFEVESHLFIKGINPNYTHWIFHGEEETRSFNDDDDDSVADYADEYIDDMNHLLDVIQSGTFVDVLQDHANPLPTGGSIPHPPPSSSFDQLLEDARRPLFYGCTNFSKLSFIVNLLRIKTLGGWSIKSLICYLTCCGLLFLMLNCQSYEESRSLERSLSFNYYKIHACPNDCILFWKKNADLNECPICKASRWVPNTHKARLIPQKVLRHFPLKPRLQHPFMFAKIAGDMRWHKEQRPIDEANMRHPADSKSWKRFDEEHSWFAQDARNVRLGMASDGFNPFNNMAKPYSIWPVTLVPYNLSPWLCMKDQFFMISHIIPGLKSAGNDIDVYLQPLLDELFEFWEHGVPTYDASTKETFMLHVALMWTINDFPAYENLFGWSTKGKLACPSCNEGTDSNWLKYGRKHCYMGHVEMEKTFVQW from the coding sequence ATGAACTTGACCGATAGACTTTGTTCGCCCGCATACGCCAAGGGGGTTAACATTTTCCTCACCCTGGCACGAAACCATTCCCGGGGAATTGAAGGCATTCGGTGTCCATGCCGTGAATGTCGTAATATGTTCTTCTTGCCTATATTTGAAGTTGAGAGTCACTTGTTCATTAAAGGGATCAATCCAAATTATACCCattggatatttcatggggaggaggaaacaCGGAGTTTTAATGATGACGACGACGATAGTGTTGCTGATTATGCTGACGAGTACATCGATGACATGAACCATTTGTTAGATGTCATCCAGTCAGGCACATTCGTTGATGTTCTCCAAGATCATGCCAATCCATTGCCAACTGGTGGATCAATACCACATCCACCCCCAAGTTCATCTTTCGACCAGCTACTAGAGGATGCCCGACGTCCACTTTTTTATGGCTgtacaaatttctcaaaactatCATTCATTGTGAACTTGTTGCGCATTAAGACACTCGGTGGGTGGTCAATAAAGTCGTTGATATGCTACTTAACCTGTTGCGGTCTGCTTTTCCTGATGCTAAATTGCCAGTCATACGAGGAGTCAAGGTCATTGGAGCGGAGTCTGAGTTTCAACTACTACAAAATTCATGCATGTCCCAATGACTGCATCTTGTTCTGGAAGAAAAATGCTGATCTTAATGAATGTCCTATTTGTAAGGCTTCAAGGTGGGTGCCTAATACTCACAAGGCACGTCTTATCCCTCAAAAAGTGTTGCGGCATTTTCCTTTGAAGCCAAGATTGCAACATCCCTTCATGTTTGCAAAGATAGCAGGtgatatgagatggcataaagAACAACGGCCGATCGATGAGGCTAATATGAGACATCCTGCAGACTCAAAGTCTTGGAAGAGATTTGATGAAGAACATAGTTGGTTTGCTCAGGATGCTCGCAATGTAAGGCTTGGGATGGCAAGTGACGGTTTCAATCCCTTCAACAATATGGCTAAACCATATAGCATTTGGCCAGTAACCCTAGTCCCATATAACTTGTCGCCGTGGTTGTGCATGAAAGATCAGTTCTTCATGATATCCCACATTATTCCTGGGCTAAAATCTGCAGGTAATGACATCGATGTTTACTTGCAACCGTTACTCGATGAACTGTTTGAATTTTGGGAACATGGGGTACCTACGTATGATGCCTCCACAAAGGAAACGTTCATGTTGCATGTTGCTTTAATGTGGACAATCAATGACTTCCCCGCGTACGAGAATCTTTTTGGCTGGTCAACAAAAGGGAAATTGGCATGTCCATCCTGTAATGAGGGCACAGACTCCAATTGGTTGAAGTATGGTAGAAAACATTGTTATATGGGACATGTGGAGATGGAGAAAACATTTGTTCAATGGTAA